TTCCAAAACAAgctattgataatataaatacgttatataaatatatattatataattctatgttaataataataaaatatatatgttatatttactCTGATATAAATTCAAGAGGTGTCCATGTACTTGTATCAGCTTTAGGCATCCACTTTCTATTCAATGGAGTATCCAAAATAACAGGTAAGATAGTAGCAACAATAGAACCATGAGGAAGACCACTACCCATGGAAGCTAAAGATTTGGTCAATTGATGGACTGCTGCCTTAGCCATTCCATAACCAATCATATCTAAATAATCAAGCAATAAGAATCTCTAGGTCATCACAAAagtataatagtaaatattatttaatgagaTTCAAAAAGACCTGGTGTTCCTTCTAATGCAACTTTAGCACCAGTCAATGCAAGAAATCCTCCTTGTTTCAAATAATGAGAGGCAATACTTGCTGCAATAGTTGAACTCCAAACACTTTGTTTCCACGTAAGATCactatttttgataaaatttgagCTTGAAACATTTCCTCCAGCCCATCCACCTGCTACACAAATCACTCCATCtactttatcttctttcaaaatatcttttatttctgatAAGATATCAGATTCCtagtatatagaaataaattatattaatatcactatttcatataaataagtaatagtgaaataaaaattaaattcaatagtTACCTGATCCTGCCAGTTTCTATTACCATTCACAACAATATTAGCATCTGCAGTTTCATTGGGTTTCATATCAATAGATCCAACCCACTGAAAtggtttatcattatttattacatattgtaatatttattaaattaaataacattttataaaggCAATCAAGGCTCTTTGAAATATGTAAACAACAATGAGAtcacgaaaaaaaatgattttaatctttcttattttaatctattttatcttaacaatttataattaataatttataaaattatttatactatattattttataaaattattatatatcaagcaaaatataatatatatatatatatatatatatatatataatattataataatataatattaatatatatatatataatattatatatatatatatatatatttaatatatatatatatatatatatatatataattcgaggACGAAAGGTCTGAATCGGCACGAgtgattgattttaattaattagaagaagaatattgatataatatataataagaaaattaatagataaaatatcaagaaataaatgaaataaaaaaaattttaatctctctctttcctcctttcctcctctttctctatgtaaaCAACAATGAGAtcacgaaaaaaaatgattttaatttatcttattttaatctatctattatctttttctctttttaaaatatgtttatatatatataatatatataatatatatatataaacatattttatatatatgtatatatagtataaaacaTATGGAAAATATGCTGTCTCATACATATACGTTACATGGAAGGTCCTGTTCCGATCTATAAGCTAATCCACGCTTACGTGTTGCGCACTTATCGATATATGTTTCAATCAGTGAGAAAATGATAgtatagaataaaagaatttttgaagTTTACTTCAGATGATTTTAAGcttggaaaataaattttcagtccaaataaataataaaaggctgattatttatttcacaaGTGTTTTTTGGATATTGTTTATTTGCTGAAAGCATAATTCATCAAAAGATATCCTTTTcacaaaattttaaataaaaccttgcgatttgttttatttgcttctgaaagttttttattaagatattGTACAACactattttttgttataatcagATGCGTATTAGTTTTTATGAGGTTATCCTTAACATGGTTTTCCGTGTCCTTGCGCAACTTTCATCTCACTAGACATTTTATACGTCCTATGTTACGTCTACAGTACgtagtttataaaaaaaacaaaatgacgaATACTTATACACTTTACTTtctaaagtattatttttctattactttctacagtattatttaaatacgcTAATAGAAAGTATTCTTCAAATTTCACgcgaaattttcttcttattaataaacagATTTAAatcaagattttatttaatactttgtatcattaaaaataaaatacttgtaaaattaatacgtgttttatagattaaaatctatacgtcaaattatttttataaaaaagtataagataatattaatacagcgtttatcttttatttaaatttattcgaaatgtcATGTTCGATAAACTTATCCTtacttcgataaaattttttctttaattataacattatatataaatatttatatgcttACCCAATTTTTTGATTTGAATTGGGAAACACAAGCAGAACCCAGGGCTCCGTTACCACCGTAAATTATAACACGTCCTAATGCCGCTGCCATTGTTCACAAAATGTGCCTaaactcttttttttgatttgcAAGAATGATCCGGGAATCAGCGATCGACTACGAAAGAATACGAATAGGAACGAGCTGACTTTCGGAAAATGTCGTGAAAGGATTGCTAGATTGCCGGTTCTCGACATTGAATAAAATACTAGATGACCGTTCGAAAAGATAATTTGGAATTACATTATATTGGTGTAACTTCGTAAAGGCAGACACGAAGCATCATTTTagttgttataataataagccaaaataatatgaatgataatgtaattattcttttaattaataagaagtttaatttattataattatagtttaaattttgttataattgtgagatttattatatgtatatgtgtagtgttgtatatatatatgtacatatatataattttcatatcaaaatcatttaaataaagtttataaaattctCTAATACGATTGGTTGATTTTTACAATGAAACCACTATCGGtaatttaaaaagttataaagtCAAAtgatatgattataaatatacagttttaataatacgtaataatattattgaaaagaagtctataaaatattataaatatatgtaattattgtttttggaGATGATATTGTTGTAGCAAATTGTACTTTTCCCGCACTTTTCTTAGAAATCGTGGCAACACCGCATGTGCGGAAAGAGAGGCCGTGCCCGCAATGTTCTCCGGGAGCGTAGGTCTAGTGTGACGTCACGGTAGCCTAGTTGGGTTAGGTTTTACGCTGGAAATTCTaacgaaaaatttttgtttgacGATTGATGTTTTCCTCGTCGCATTCACCGAACCGAGCGACGTAGCGAGCTGACGTAGTGGCGACCGGTGATCGTGTTTTATAAATCGTGCGATCGCGAAACCCCGCGCTGTCGacgtatatgaaattttaaacgGAAAATGAGTCGACATGAaggtatgtacgtgtgtgctGCCTTCTGACTAGCAAGTCAGCTTGGTCCTCCTCGTGCATCCAGTCTATCGTAATAATGATGGAAAAGAATTTAAGATATATGAGGgcataatacatttttatgatgAATCTATGCTgattgtaaagaaaattagatgATTTTTTTATGCTACATGTTTCTCAGAAACGTTTCCCTTTGAGCTCAAGACGGATCGTCCTAATGTCAGAGCCAGATGGCAGCAGTGAGCAAAAATTCACTCGAATTTAGATTCGTCTTTTTCAGCAATTAGCTAGAATTTTATAATGTGACAAATATTCTCGATGCTCTTCAATGTAAGACGACTGTAAATTgatgataaatgatatatgatGAGTTGTCAGGATGTATTACCAGCTGATTGCTTTCAGATCAGTTTCCTTAgtctcttttctccctccGCTCACCCCCCTCTCTTGAAGACAGATAATTTTACTGTACTTGAACATATTGAaatcttttcttgttcttttagAACTATGTATAAATTAGATCtatcttttatcaattaacAGCAACTTAGAGTAATTTTAGTAATGATCTTGTTAATTGCATTACAATGACAATGTTTATTACAAATGtacaaatgtattaaataatttatttatctacgtatatatttatgttcgtGAATAGTTTTTGTAGATAATGACTTTGAATAAGATCTTTATTTTGATgcttttaatttgataatttgGAACGTAATAACTTTTTGCATAACAAGATGGTCATGTATAAGTATACACAtgcatgatatataaataacattgatATTATCATGTCATTTATAcatcatgtatgtatatatatacctgtttactttttatagtatattatGATACAGAAAAGGATAAGAGTTTGAAAAAGGAATTGCATAATCAGGATTTAAATACGTATTTGCATgtttccattttatattttttactattttaatattttcccttattaaatataagacagcaaaaatattattaatattttctgtaTCTTATTATAGGGGTAAGCTGTGACTCCTGCTTAAAGGGTAATTTTAGGGGTCGCAGATACAAGTGCCTCGTATGCTACGATTATGATTTATGTGCCAGCTGCTATGAGGGTGGTGCCAGTACTACACGCCACCTTACTGATCATCCTATGCAGTGTATTCTCACTAGATCTGATTTTGGTTAGTGACTggtttttcatatttttgtatcattctatatttagtaatttttataaaaatattaagagagagagagagagagagagagagagagagagagagagagagagagagagagagagagagggagagggagaaagagaggagagggagagagagaggagagagagggagagggacagagagaaagattttcttaaattttatatataacaaaataattattttacagaaTTGTATTATGGTGGAGAAGGTGTCAGTGTAGAACAACCTCAATCTTTAACTTGTCCTTATTGCACAAGAATGGGTTTTACTGAAGCTACTTTGCAAGAACATGTTGCTGCGGATCATCCAGACACTTCATTTGAAGTTGTGCGTATATTCTATGAAACACtgattatgttaataataatattttgtacttTAGGAACTATTTCTTCaaactattttttaatatcattgctCTTTAATTCTGTCTTAGGTTTGTCCAGTTTGCGCAGCTTTACCAGGTGGGGATCCCAATAATGTAACAGATGATTTTGCTGGTCATTTGACTTTGGAACATCGTAGTGGACCAAGAGATCTCATTTCTCTTCTGGACGAGCCAGCTTCAAGTCGACATGGAGTCAGACGAATACCACACCCATCCAGAGGTGTAGGAGGGCAACGTCCACGCAGGTATACAAAAGTATTagtgtataataataagaagggATGATTTATACAATcgctaaattattttttacgtttaGGATTCATGAACAAAGGAACAATATCTTCAtacatcatatttttttccatcagtataatttttttatgaaatatattagtattaaCTTTTTACGGTCGTAATATTTTGTAGCATGGGTATACTATTGTACGGAATTATTTCCGCTTTCTCAACACTTAAATGATTGTTATGTGAAAATCCTATTCCTATGGATTAAAGATCCTaagtttatcttttatttatatttcaatggcATAGAATATAAGAATGTTGTTGCAATACAATAGATAAACTGGGTAGGGTTTAATTCTAAAACAACAATAAACAGTAAAAGTACCttacagaaaatatttcagaatACGACTGTAAAGGTGAAAGTGTCCTGCCGGGATTTTCCCCGTCATAAAATCGTAACGGTAAAAGTACCTGGCCAGGAATATCCCGGACCTTGACCGCTAAGAGTTAATACTGTGCTCACATTAAGGTTCATTACCATCTTACCTTAGATAATGTTCATTGGAGTGTCATTGGACCTGCAGGTCCAACATGCATTTCAGTTCGTCTGGAGGATTAAGTCCCAGTAGTCGAGAGGGTATAGATCCAATCGCAGAATTGTTATCGCAATTGTCGGGGGTTCGTCGAAGTGGTGGTGGTACAGGACAAAATTCTTCGGCACCGTCTCAACTACAGCAGTTGCAAATGCAGTTACAGTTGGAACGGCAACAAGTTAGAGTACGTACATTACTATACGTATCcgtcttttgatttttctctaGTGGTTTCTTTTCACGCTGAGTGCTCGTTAATAATGAGTTCTTACTATACGAACGCAgtaagtgaaataaaataaataaaaaataattaacattttgtCGGTCGCAAATTTCGCTAAAAAATTATCGCTAATCGTCGGGTCTCTCGCATAGATGCAACTGCTTTTCGTATAATCGTTCATAGTGTTATTGTAAtgtatttatcgaaattttatcATGTAATCTTAATCTTAATGTAGATGAACATCAAATTTATGATGATTATCAAATCATTTGTACAATACCGTTTAAAATTGACACGAAGTAATATTTATGTGATGCCCACCGATAAGTTCTGGCTGAACGAAGTGTTTAGAGAAAGTGTTAAGAGAAAAGCTAGAAAAGCTACTTATaagtaatacaaatatttatttcatgcatttatttgcaaaaaatacTGAATTGTAAagcatatttattatcatttatgcGAACACGATTAATACGCTCACTACGATTCAATCAGAATAACGTAATTAGTGGAATCGCATAATAATTTGTAGCTaactgatatataataaattcaatgaataagaaaaacatttcCACACATACAAGagaaatatatcttttgaGTGCGTAAACGGAGAGATTTTTACcgcgtaaaaaatatattaagattgataaattaaatataaaatatataacattagtTGCTTTattttagtaataattattaataataatatcttttatgttaatttcgtatgtatattttaggCTGCTAGGCAACAGTTGGAACGGTTGCCCAGGAGACAGACACAGGTTATTGGTTCAGTTAGTGGAGGAGGTGGTACAAGTGGTGGTCACTCTACTACTATGGCAAGTGTAGTGGCAAACAGTACAAGTAGTAATAACAATGCAACCAATGTGGCCAACTCATCTATTGTTTCATCTACCAACTCACAGAGCTCAATGTTTCTGTTGCCTAGGTAATTGCCATAAAttactttcttcttatatCATACTTTcctaatttaatatatttatttaatttgtatagaTGCATTACAACTACTTTGTCCGATTCACAATTGCAAAATGTTGAACGCGAGAGTGCAAACAGAAGCCTCTTCGTACGTGAACTTATTCTCGGGACACTTTCGCAAACATTGCCAGATTTGCTACAACAACAATTGTCCATTGCACAGACACCAATATCAAGTGCAACTACTGCCACGACAAGTCCTGAAACACCAAATGCAAATGCTTCCACGATTCCcacgaaaaaattaaatgtaactCAAGAAACAAAACGAGATCAAACATCAAGTAAACATGTAACGCCACCGCCTgtgcagcaacagcagcaatcACATATTGTCCAAGCTGCAACCGGTAGCGTAGGAGCAGGTCTGCAAAATCAAGGATTATCTACAAATTCTAATAGTATCACGTCGCAGAATCCACCTATGGTTCAAACGTTGATGCATAGTGTATTACCCCAACCACTGGTGAGTCCTCCTTAAATTTCTGCAAAGTTTATTTCTGCAGTTtgatttctaaaaatattttatttgtctacaaatgaaagaaagattattaatgtaaacattatgtatttatgattAGAAGAATATATTGTAGTTGTAAATGTCTGATTActaaaatgaatataagaaAACATTGAGAAGATCCAACAATGTTACTAATTTACTTTCGATATTTGACTGAATTTATAATACGAATTtgagataataatgttattaaataggTACTGCAGCAGCCACTGCCTCCACCAATTAGGAATACTGGTACTGGGACCATCAGAGAACCCATAGCAAGCCCGGCACCTGCATACCTGAGAGGTGGAGTGGGTCCGGTTGGTGTTACAGGTCCTTCACGTAGAAAGCCAGTTAGGGCTGTAGATGGAAGAAACCAATCTACGGAACCTCCACCCCCGCACTAACCCCTCCTTAGCCTATACCCATCCACCCTGATTCCTCACAGGACCCTCTAGCACTAGTCCTAGCACTGTTTAGAACACctcatcattattgttattattattataatattatatattaataattattcaaatgtcCTCTCCTGATCCTCTTTGCCCTTCTATTTTCCAAACTCTAATCTCGTTACCTTTTGCCATTATGTGACATGGAACAAGGGCAAGGGCTAATTTCATTGTTGTATgcagaaaatgtatataacttTTTGCAGTTATGTTCGGAATATGATTCCtttgtttaattttgttttgattACAGCGAGTCTTGCCACGTTCTTTTAAACCACATGAGtttatcgataatcgaatttaatcCAAATTAATGGATCGCTTTTTAAAAGCAACAACAGTATATGTTTAACGGtttcataaataatgaaataatgaatctTGAAGACATCAGCGGAAGAATATTTGGTATCCGATCGGtttcaaattataatacgATGCGTgtcatattatttcattgctTCTTATAAAGCAGCAAAAATCATTTTTGGGTCAATTAAACACGATTGACTTTTTTTCGAGTAGTAATATGTTACCTAATATTTACTCAAAAAGATacagtatatttataaaatatttataatcaatatgcCTGGGTTGGTCCATGatactaattttttaatttatcattttccgCTCCTTTCTCCTTACGTAATTTATCTGTAACGAGAAAGAATTTGtgtcaatattaatatactaatCACTTCATATATTAGGTTGTTCATTTAGTTATACACTATTTCTTTTGCGATTTTTAATACTAACTATATGTTTAAATTTACTGTTACGTCTTACTGTAaacttgaaataaattaatttaggtttcaatgaaattatagtTTTCAATACAAAACACACACAATGTATTTggataaattgttaattaagttacaatcgattaaattttccaTATAACGTGTGTTATcgctaataaaaattaattaaaatttatgtttgTGAGAGTTAGGAGGCCTGTAAAAATAGGTTGATGATGTTTCTAATAGAATCAAGGTTGAGTTTCATTGACCAgcccattaaaaaaaaaaaaaaaagaaaaattaatgaaaaagctTAAAATCTTTTCGTCAATTTAAAAGTTATTCAATATCAAAttgagattattataaatgaattttgaaagatattgcaattaaaaattaaatcggtATCTAACACAAATGCACGtgttttgtatatgtatatatatattatatatatatttatatctatatatatatatatatatatatatatatatatatatatttatttataaataaatatatatatatatatatatatatatatatatatatttataaatataaaacacgtgtgtatgtatatatcagaAGTATAATAAGGAAGATTTTAAGTAGtcaacatatttttcattcatttgtcGAATCATAGTattacgtaagtacatacaatCGTTGTGTCAATATCGACCCTCCTTCCTTAAAGCATGCCCTTGTCCTTGAAATTTTAATCACTCCATTTTAAGCTATacatcataatgataataatgataatgataattaagaatagtaacgataatagtactGTTTGTACGCGTGTGTTATGTCGGAGCCAAGGGCGTAAAACGAAATAGAGGCAATAATTTATTGCTTTTTCTAgaggaaagacaaaaaaaccaaaaggatttttcatgattatttctaaaatatgaGTTCACAcagaattattcaaatttatagaattattcatggtaaaataagaatttgcATGGGACATATGCAGATATATTCGATACtcaaaaaaggaatattacaAAGAATAGAAACGAAGCTCCTATAATTGAGCATCGACTGATATGTCGATAATTGGCTCCTTCCCCTAGTCTCTACGcatgttttgttttcttctctccttctttttttctttaattttctttttcctcttataactttttactttgtaattagttcttcttcatttcttcttttttcttttttcatgtaaCTTTATTTGGGTGTGTATCTAAAAGATGTggataaaagttaaaaaaaaaaaaaactatgaaaaaaagaatgaaaaatctatacaataaaagcaaatgaaataaagaacggaaaaaaatgaaaaataaatgcacacatatatacgcatatatgtgtttgtatttacgtatatacatacatatattaaaaaattaaagaacgcgtgcgtgcgtgcataagcttgtgaacaaaaaaaaaaaaaagaaaaaaattagtaaaatATGTAGTAAgtgattttttcttattttatatagccccttttaaaactaattatctctcttctctatctgtctaatataatatcgtttacAAATAACTTTACAATGTTGGACACATTACGATAGGCGTTAAAAATCACGCCTAaaaatctatcttttattttttaatcatatccttatcgtattaatattttttcctttatctatcATGGTTATcgatatagaaaaatgatattcttttaaaaatgtaaatccaCATTCTATGTTTAATGCAAATTACACGCCTTCATAACGTACAGTagatttacaataataaaaagatagaaaagggatGCGTACTTACTagttatgaaaaaagaaatgcaaaaaaaatatcaaggaTTATTATATTGCGAGCTAATTAATAGCAAGCAATTTTGCTTggtattaaagtaaaaaataatacccTGATGTATTCAGGGATAGATCAAAAGAATATATGTTTAAACGGGCAAATAGAATGATCAAAAAATGGAACTCATTGAAATCGAGTatcatgaaaatgataaacagACTTATCGTTAGAACGAAGCAAGACTTTTATGTATCGATTTGATACCAAACTCTTGTTGGTCCAAAGATGTTATATCATAGACAGAATTATATTGTTTCGCAAgtagatatctatattttttattttgttttatttccagTATTATTTGTTAGTAAAAGATATTTCCTGTAGTATATGTGATTGCTCAAATCGTAAGAGTAGAAAGTACACGTGAGATTTGAGATAATTTTCGTtcgaataggaaaaagaaaaagaaaaaaagaaaaaaaaaaaaaaaaaagaaaatgagattcTTTCCCTTGTTTTTCCTGTCACTCATAAGCCAAAAGAATCCATTCCCTTTCAGTTTCAACGCGAGTCCTTATGATCTCGTTAATACCATCACATAATTCAATACAATTAAGTTCCCAATTATTTGACGTAAATTCGAAAAGAAcgatacataatttatttgaagaaaaaatacgaatacTTCGATATCATTGTCACAGATATCTACAGTTACAGTTTTGTTCGTTGCAGCTTTgaaattcattcgttttacCATTAACCTTTGGCTTGCCGTACATACTAATTGGGATTCAACTGGAAGCAAcggaaaatagatatatacatacatacatactactTTTTATCGTAAGTGGCGTATTTAAAAACGTATTTTATACGTTTCCGAATTTACTTTTTGTGCATTCAACAACGAATTTCTAGAAGATCGAAATTCGACCAGCGTCCAACCACCTCGTCTAGAGAAACGTTATAAACTTTACCcgtaaagaaaacaaaataaaaaagacaaacagaAAAGAACACAAAGAAACTGGAAAAAAACGAATGTGCTCGTGGCGTATTTTCGCTTTATCCGTAAAAAGTActgaaaatttttgaaaaagaaaaaaggaaaaaaaaataaaaaacaaaatagaaaggCGAGATAAACTTCCTCTGATTATGACTTCTATCTGGATCTAACTTGTTATACTTCAAGCGATGTTGTCTATcgcatacgtgtatatgttcGAAGACTTCTATAACGTTTTTATGCATATGTGCAAAATGCATAGAACAAATCCATATAATCTTCGAATGTAACAAAGTGGATAGAATAGTATGAAAAACAAAGTAAGAGAAGCAgctttttgctttttaccTCGATTCATTTTAAgcgaaaaaattttctttaaaaagcgagagagagagagagagagagagagagagagagagtgagagaatgagagagtgagagagagtgagaaagaacaAGACAAAGAGCAGCGAGTACTACTTATTGTATACACAGTGACATACTTTCAAGTATTTGTTAAAGACAAATACTCTTTCTATTAATTACATCCACACGAACGTAAAATGCACTTTTCCTGTTATTTGGTATGCATCCGAGAGTTTTAATCGAACATATTACGAATGTacatgtgcgtgcgtgcgtgcatgttATGTGTGTACACATACCAGAAATGAGTTTGTGACAAAAAAAGATGTGATCGGGAGAGAAGGCCCATGCGACACATAAAACTCGACGTAAAGATGAAACAATCTAATGTTTATAGAAATTCGACGATTTTTCGTAATGTTATCGCACGATGCTGTCCCTTATTTTCTTATGTATTAGTCTTGATTTAAAGCTTGTATCTAGATAGTGAATAATTACTGTGGATAAAGGCcaattgtatgtgtgtgtttgcacacacacacacaaacacacacacaaacacatacatacatacatacatacatacatacatacatacatacatcatacatacatacatatgtaagcgATCATGGGTGATTTCAATCGATGCtatatctgtatgtgtgtaataagtcataaaaaaaaaaaaagaaaaaaaaaagagaaaaaaaaggaaaagaaaaagaaaaaaagaaaaaagaaaaaaagaaaaaagatgaaaagaaaccTTTACTTTTGCGATCACGATACGTCTTcatattattcgaatatttcttattgtcataaaatgagaaagattaattaattttcttttagtaTTTTTTCGTACGGACACATGATGAACTGCATAAGATTGATGATCGTGATCGTCACCGTTGTTCCAATCGTCATCtcaattctttcatttccttgGAACAACGTGCGAATGTAAGGATTCTTTTCATGAATAATTCTttgcataaaaaagaaaaagaaaacaataatattctattcgaTTGTAAAAGAAGACATTTTAACGATACGTGCAGTCATTGAGAAATTCAAGGTAAATGAGTGTATTGTCTAAGATAAAATTGATCcgacatgtttttttttaaattacgtcGAGTTACGAAGATCGGTTTCGCGTGTTCTTTGTCTATTTCTACTCGAAATAATTTCACGATATATAAGAATTCGAAGAAGACGGATGGGGCAAACTTGTTTTTTGAATGCGTTCCACCTTTCTTTCGATTCGtattttcgaaatgaaatgagaatatatatttaataaatttcgaagCTCGTAAGTCTATACCGGTAAATTTCTTTGTGGACTTGGATTtgagcttttcttttttttttttttttgtaaacttCACGATTATAATTGAAAGATATGCACGTACGTAggtacgcatacatatatacgaatgaaagaaatgtgaAAGTATGCAAACGATGAAGAAGATACTGTAGGTGATGACGTTTATCGTGGAATGGTGTTTGACGAACATTAATACTAAAGTACTAATAGAGAATTCAAATGAAATCTTATACATAATAAGTATTAAACTGTACATTGTGTTTAA
This Vespa velutina chromosome 10, iVesVel2.1, whole genome shotgun sequence DNA region includes the following protein-coding sequences:
- the LOC124952565 gene encoding dihydropteridine reductase codes for the protein MAAALGRVIIYGGNGALGSACVSQFKSKNWWVGSIDMKPNETADANIVVNGNRNWQDQESDILSEIKDILKEDKVDGVICVAGGWAGGNVSSSNFIKNSDLTWKQSVWSSTIAASIASHYLKQGGFLALTGAKVALEGTPDMIGYGMAKAAVHQLTKSLASMGSGLPHGSIVATILPVILDTPLNRKWMPKADTSTWTPLEFISDLFWKWSQNQDRPSNGSLVQLITKNHETTLITV
- the LOC124952561 gene encoding E3 ubiquitin-protein ligase KCMF1-like — its product is MSRHEGVSCDSCLKGNFRGRRYKCLVCYDYDLCASCYEGGASTTRHLTDHPMQCILTRSDFELYYGGEGVSVEQPQSLTCPYCTRMGFTEATLQEHVAADHPDTSFEVVCPVCAALPGGDPNNVTDDFAGHLTLEHRSGPRDLISLLDEPASSRHGVRRIPHPSRGVGGQRPRRSNMHFSSSGGLSPSSREGIDPIAELLSQLSGVRRSGGGTGQNSSAPSQLQQLQMQLQLERQQVRAARQQLERLPRRQTQVIGSVSGGGGTSGGHSTTMASVVANSTSSNNNATNVANSSIVSSTNSQSSMFLLPRCITTTLSDSQLQNVERESANRSLFVRELILGTLSQTLPDLLQQQLSIAQTPISSATTATTSPETPNANASTIPTKKLNVTQETKRDQTSSKHVTPPPVQQQQQSHIVQAATGSVGAGLQNQGLSTNSNSITSQNPPMVQTLMHSVLPQPLVLQQPLPPPIRNTGTGTIREPIASPAPAYLRGGVGPVGVTGPSRRKPVRAVDGRNQSTEPPPPH